TTAACCAGGAATGTTCCCTTCCGCTTGTCAGATCTGGGTGGTGTAGCGGGGAGCTGTGCATAGTTGAACTTAACAGAAGACTGGACaggatacaaacacacacacacccagttGTATGTGACGACAGTAGTTTTCTCACCCCATTGTATGTGTTGCACATGTATTCATTGGCGTATagttgttgtatttatatttagaaaCACATTCATCTGTCTAGCAGTTTGTACAACACACATTTTCTGGACTTGATCGGGGTGGATAAACAAAAGTATAAACCATGACTTCAGAGGAAGTTTCACTTGATTTGGTTTTAGCTTGAGCTGGTTTTTCGGTACCCGTGCCAGGAGTGAGGAATGAGGAAGTGGATTATCTCAGGTTTCAGTTAAAGTTTACTCAAACATATTGTTCAAAGCTCAATCTGCCATATTCTCCAAATGCCCATGTGTCTTACACAGTGAAATCGTCCAACATAAATTCAGTCAAGTAATTCAAATTCATTGACTCTTGTTCCGTGAATACTGCACTAACATATGGTGCAGTTCTTTCGTTTAACCTTATTTGAATACTCAAACAGAGTCTGACATTtgcttgaattttttttgtttgtccttttgtATCGGCCCGTGCTCCAGCTGTGGCCGCTGTGTGATTCACATGATGTGTAATCCTGCCGCACCGTGCTTCCAATAAAAGGGAATGAATGGCTTACTctaaagaggggggaaaaaaagggtggattaaactgttaaactctCTCAGCCATTTCCACATGATCAACCTTGTGATTCTGACTGTTTGAAGTGTCACTGACAACCAGAGGGTTGAGGTATTAGCCCTGTAACCTCGCTGGTGACCATTCTGTAaaattcttttttgttttagatgtaGAACCTGAAAACTAGGACTGTACAAGAGTTACGTTGTAGTTTGCAGAAAGTCTGGAAAGAACCCCCTAAAGGTCCAGACGTgaactctgttttgttttgctcttcagCTTCCAAACTTGGAACAGAGACACATCTTCCAAAAATCTGGTACACCCCGTTCcttacacattttgttttccgTCTACAGAAACATCTTTCCCTCCAACCTGGTGTCTGCTGCCTTTCAGTCAGTGAGTATTGGATcttaattccattttttttttacatggtcACCTTATAACAGAAACGTTTAAATAAGCTGATTGGGCCCCAATTGCGTGTATTAAACTTTCACCATTCCCTCTCATCCAGTACGCAACCGCCTACAAGCTGGTTACAAAGAATGGCACAAATGGCGTCCTCAATGTCACGGTGGAGAAGGTGAGAAGAGCCAGCGGCCTCCTGTATTAGTAAAAATGGACCACCATACAGGATGTATGTTCTGACTGTGTGCTTTTCGTGGACACTCGGTTGCCAGGTGCCCATCGGGACGGACCAGGATGGCATGAATATTCTTGGCCTGGTAGTCTTCGCCATTGTGTTTGGCGTTGCTTTGAGGAAGCTGGGCGAGGAAGGCGAGATCCTGATCAAGTTCTTTAACTCCTTCAACGAAGCCACCATGGTGCTGGTCTCCTGGATCATGTGGTAAGGAGGCCTGAATGTTTCTGGGGTTTGAGACAATGAAACGACTAATATGGCTTGTGTCTGTACAGAAAATACCTATTAAAGTATGTTTCCTCAGCGACTTAATCGACACCACTGATGTCCTTTCTCTCTTCAGGTACGCCCCCATTGGTATCATGTTCCTAGTAGCTGGGAAGATCGTGGAGATGGAGAACGTTGGCCAGCTGTTTGCCAGTCTAGGAAAATATATAGCCTGCTGCATGATAGGGCACGCCATCCACGGCTGCCTGGTGCTCCCCGGCATCTACTTCATCATTACAAGGAAGAACCCTTACACCTTCCTGTGGGGTATAGTCACAGCTCTGGCAACAGCCTTTGGAACAAGCTCCAGGTAATAAACTTGACTTGGTTGTTAAATATCAAATACCGAAGTTCTCTCTATCCTGAAATGCGCATCCCCCCACGTACGTACCCTCACGTCGCCCGCTTCTCGTTCCTCAGCTCCGCCACTCTGCCCCTCATGATGAAGTGCGTGGAGGAAAACAACGGCGTGTCCAAGCACATCAGCCGCTTCATCCTGCCCATCGGAGCGACGGTCAACATGGACGGGGCCGCCCTCTTCCAGTGTGTGGCCGCCGTCTTCATCGCTCAGCTGAACGAAACGTCCCTCAACTTCATCCAAGTCATTACCATCCTGTGAGTGTCACATCTGTGGTGTTATAGAAAGAATGCTGCCCACTTATCAAGCAGGGTGATTTGTGAAAATGGATTTACTTCAGTATCTAATTGTGTCCAACTGCCCTTTGCTATGTTTTAGTGTGACAGCTACAGCATCCAGCGTTGGCGCGGCGGGTATCCCGGCCGGTGGCGTGTTGACGCTAGCTATTATCCTGGAAGCAATAGGTCTCCCCACCACTGACATCTCTCTTATCCTGGCTGTTGATTGGCTCGTGTAAGTATACGACTTATGTGTGTTCATATGAATTAAGAGAGGAGATTCTCGTTTGGGGCCGTCTCCTAACCGCCttccaattttttttgttcagcgACCGTACCTGCACCGTGCTGAATGTGGAGGGAGATGCGTTCGGCGCGGGGCTCCTGCAGTTCTTCGTGGACCGCTCTTCCAAACAGGAAGACGGAGCCGAGCTGAGCGAGGTCAGGCTGGAGGAGGTGCCCGTCCCGGAGCAGTCGCCGCTCATCAAGAAGCGAGAGGGGCCGGACGCCGCACCCGTTTCCAGTGAAAAAGAGTCCGCCATGTAATCGAGCTGCCAGCATTTTCAGGAACCCCCGTCATTTAAACACTCCGTCAAGCTGAAACCTAAAGTTCAAGTCCCATTTCAACTTCATCTGCCCTGAAGAAAAGAGTGCAAGGAGACAGGATGCACATGCACACTACAATGCAAAGAAGAACTCTGTGACCTCAACATCTTTTTTGGAAggacagctaaaaaaaaaaaaagagtcttatGGGGCATTTGAAATCCATTTTATGCACAGTGactttggtttttctttttgagggACACCGTTAATTTGTTTAATGCAACATTTGGTTGTCCTCATCAACTTTGAAGTCAGAATTTAATCATGTGACTATGTTGTGTGTACGTGATGTGTCACTGTCATGTGGCCACAGAAACTGGACCTTCTGAAGGCGTAGTCGTCATTTATGAGAGAAATTACAGGAACTCACAGGAATGCGTTGGACTATTGCTTTATCCAGGAAACCCACACTGGCACAACTCCTACTTGGAAACCATTCAAATTTCTGACTTCAAAAGTTCACGAGGACCTCCACATACTACTGTACCCAGTCTGATAGTTTTCATCTTCTCTGTCTAGAATccgttcattttattttcccacgTAAGATCACCAATAACGAACAtgtatacatttattaaaaatgtgtcataatTGGCTGTAGGgcataaacatgtatttttatcatGCATTATTATAGCCATTTTCATGCAGGTCTCATCCAGTATATGTATCTGGCATGAAGATGGCTGTGATGATAGATTCCACTCCAGTGGTTCTCATGTACAGTGTGAtgatttttttggggtttttttttttttgttttttatgaagcACACCAAATGAAATCCTCAGTAACGTCCCAAAGCTAAATGGAGGACCTTGTTCTGTAGGACTTAAATGCAAGGAcatgactacacacacacacacatgatcaACGTCTGCCTCTCCAGATGGACACCAGTGCTGCGGTCGGGTGTCGCAACCTCAGGATTGAAATGTTATTGAGGGCTTCAACCTTCGACTGCTCCTTAAATACTCCGAGACCAAAAATAACACAGACTTGGTAAACAGGAAGGTGACCAGTGAACTCCTGGAGACATGTCATTggataattacatttttttttttttttttaaatcttaataatgttaaaaaatggGGCTTTAAAGTGTGTGCGTAATGAGGACTATTTGtgtcatgtgaaatgtgtggtGTGATTATGTTGAGTTTAGGTAACAAATTTCCTTCCAAGATGAGTAGCAACTGACTGCTGGTTGGTTTTGACTGTTTAAGTCTGAACATCTGAAGAACTTAAGAGTATAGATGtcaacttattattattaatattaatattattattattttggctcTGGTGGCCATTTAACATGAAATACTAGTTATGTGAGGTTGAAGTCTCTTATTATGTATTTGataattttttgtttaattgatatttatttctccaatcaaaatccaaattattactttttttttgacgcGATTCAAGTCTTCTTTTAATAAGTTGCATTGGTggtagattttttatttttttttttttttatattattgttggTCGTGTTCTTTTCATGGTCTTGCTCGGCACTGGTCGAAGCTGCATTTGAGTActgtgcttccttttttttttttttttgtgcaaaaggcTTGTTGCTTTGGAGGCCGTGTGATGAACCTGAAGATGGTTTGTTTTGGTGGTATTGTTCATGATTGCAACACAGTAACGTTGCAGAATGTTCCTTCTCCATCCATATCAACTGTCAATAACTGTTTAAGGGGCAAATGATTGCGCCGCATACTACTGTCGTACCCAAACTTGATCAAGCGTATCTTTGAACAGTTTactttttctctgcttttgttttatacTCCCAGGGTTTCCCCCGAGAAGAAAATGATGACTCCGACAGGCCTGAGGCCTCAAATTTATACACAAAGCTATGCGTCGCAACGgcttcacttttctttcttttattggtGCGAGGTTGTACAGGTGTCGTCATTCCTTTCTGAAGTTTTACAACACGTGGATGTTTGGCTCAGttgtagtgtttgtgttgtgtgtgtggtttttgtaaAGATCTTCTTAGACTGGGgctaggtttaaaaaaaaaaaaaaatagaaattccCAGTTACCAATTTAAAGTTCTGTCATTAggtttaaaagaataaatgccTTTTTGATATTATGTGGACTTGTCTCTTGGTATTCCCTGCGTGCTTAGTTAAGCTATGTACAAGTATTAAATTAAACTCCAAAAGCGGCTGTGTGGAAACTCCATAGCTGTGTCGTGTTACAATCCTACTGCAATAGCATGTGAGTGACGAGACGTGTTTAAAACGCACTCGGATGCTTTATGCTCATGCTTCCAGAAATAACCACACATGACTCCTCAGTGGTAACGATGCCTGATCAAATTACCAGGCGATATATGAACAATACTGGTCATCAATTCGTAAAAGGAATGTAAACACCACTCATTTCATTACGTGCATTGCACAGTACCTGCTTGTGTAGACTGTAGAGGACAGTCACTGGACCAGTTTGAGAGGAATTGGCAAGAGGCGTTCTTGTAAAGTCACATTCCTGTCTGCCTATTCACAAAACCCTTCGCCTCCTCAATGTCTGCACACGTCCTGCTGCCTTAGGAGTGACCATTACAATGACTGGGTGTGTTCTGCCACCTAGTGTTCAAGGACCGCAACCACAGTCGAACGTTATTTACAACGATCCTcacaacacaaaaaccaaagacATGAAACAGTCACATTCCCTTTTATTTGACTGGACGTTAAATTGAGTGACACCTCAATACGTCTCACACACAAGCAACAACACTACAGAAATCATGAGGTACCCAGAGGATCGGGTGAGTTTTTTTTCACGTATATATATTTCAGAATTTAATTTCAGTCAATACTTCTCACATAGTAATAGATATGATTGAGCTAAGACTCAATAATGTTCTTTTATACTAAGGCCTGATAGAATAACCGTAACAAGATGAATGGTGGTGTTCTTCTCATGTCACTAGATGGAAATTTGCTCATCACTTCCCGTCAGCTATTCAATGgcatctatatatatgtatagcaTTCATTCATAAGTTGtgcaaaactgaaaactgaatgaGTCAGTGCAAAACAAGGCAACAGGAAATGATAAAATACCTGTTACAGGGCAAAGCCacttatttaaaacaaataattatgTACAATACATTAAATTTTAAGATCATCTGAAATGTAGCTTTAGACAGTAtcaataatgttttaaattattcattgtCTTTACAGCAGCAATGtttatactgtactgtacaacACATACAGATTTAGTACACTATGTAATAAAACCAGTCTTTGACTATTAAATGTGTGTCTATAGTCAGTACTAGTGTAGAGTTTACTTTTTCAAGTTTTCACGCCTCTTACCACtcacacaaataatgaaaaaaaggcaGTTCAAGATTTGACTTTATGTCCagaaacaaaatagaaaaaatgttTGCTTATGCTGTTTGGACTGCTGAGACCGTGTAAAGTCAAATAGCAAATCCAGTCATTTTGGCACCACATTTGTTTCCTGAAATCAtctttcaaagaaaataatttgaGGCAAGCTTTTCAGTGTTGAACAGATTAGAGACCCTCTAGTATTGCTTATAATTTACTTCTGTCCAGCCTCTTTTTTGTGGGATTGGGGTACTGAGGGTTCTCAATCACCCCTTCCCCAAACTTGAGCTCCAAGAAGGCTCTGTGGTTGTTGGGGCCGTAGGCAGTGATACCAGCGAAAGTCATGGGCACCAGCGGCTGTAGGAAATGTTCTGGGAACTCCACGTCTTGTTTGTGCTCTGTCCACGTGTCTTTGGTCATTACGCCATTACGTGGATAGAACGGCCACAGGTCAACATGCAGGTGGTTGGCCTCGCTGAACTGGACTCTGTAGAAGTCTCCTTCTACTGCACGCTCCCAGACGTAGCCATTAGCATCAACCAGAGAGCCTGAGTCCAGGTTCTTCAAATGATCACAGTTGGGTATGTCCTCAAGGTAGATGCCCAGGTCCACATCATAATCCCACGGGATGATGTCTTGATGACGAATAGCGCCCAGCAGAGTACCTCCTTCTAGCCAGTAGCGCACACCTGAGCTCTCCAAGATATTGATGACGTACTTGGTGGTTTCTCTGAGTGCTCGCAGGCAGCAGGGAGGCGTCCAGCGGTCCAGGTAAAGATAGTCTGGAGTGTCGTCCTGCACAGTTCCAAAACAGCGTGGCGTCTCTTTACTGCAGCCATACCACTGTTCCTTCCCATCAGGCAGCAGGAGGCGCTTCAGACCGAAGCTCCTCATGAGCTTCCCCGTAGCCTCCTTCAGGCGGGTGTCAGCCTTCCACTGGTTGTGAGCAGAGCTAAAGAGGGGTCGATGGTTGGCAGAGAAACAGGGGCTTTCCAACAGTTTGACCTTCCAGCCTCTCAAGGCCGTCTGGATGAAGAGTGATGAGAAGAGGGGACGTCCTAGAGGGACGGAGAGGTTAAAAAGATCCTCGGTGCGAATGAGGACTATTGCGTCTCCCTGTAAGGCCGTACAAACGCTCCCACTGCTCCCTGAAGCACCTGGCGAGTAGGTGGCTGTCCACTCTCTGAGGTTCACCCGCAGGTGGAGACATTGCACAGCGGATCGAGCCAGCACTGGAGCGGCCACCAGCCTCACCGGCCCCCCACCCTCACCTTCCAACTCCCTGATCAGCCTCTCGATAGCCCGAGGTTGCTCCAGCTCCACTCCATCAGGCACCAGCAACACAAACTCTGTCTGCACGTGAAACTCTGGCCTATGAGCTTGGGGTGGCTGGTCCGGGCTGGGGGAGAGCACTAGAAGCCGAGCGCCCTCTGGAAGCACCAAGGGAGGGTATGGAGACGTGTCGGACACAGCCAGGAAGGGAAGCTCAGGTCTGTGGCGGAGGAAGGAGTTGGCCACATCCCCAACATAATTCTCAAAGTTTTCAAACTCTCGAAGGAGAACAGTCACACGGGGGCCTCGGCTGTGCCCCTCCACTCCGACCACTCCAGGTTCAACTCCCACAAGCGCCCCTAGGCCTCCTCCAAGGCCGCCCGGAGCTGGCAGGGCGGCCCTCCTCGTGCCCCTGCCAagttccttcctcttctccatcaTTTGCTGCTGGGCCCGGGACACATAGTAGAGAATGAGGAGGTTGAGGAGGATGGCGCCAGTTAGCAGGCCCTGGCAGAAACTGATACGCATGGCAGCTAATGTTTACTTCCCAGTTTCTCTAAGGGGAAGAAGTTCCGATTCAATCAGCAAACCCAGGGGTCGGGTCTGGGGTCACCATTAATGTAACAGCTGATGAATTCACACAACCTGTGAATGACAGAAAGAATTATTGTGGTTTAACTTTCAGTctaacatatacatataaactgTGTAAATATTCCTAGACTGAATAACACAGAATAACACAAAGGATATTTGTGATATTGATAACTTATTTGAAATAGTAAGCAGTTACTTATCAGTGAGTTAATCGAGGCATTACcagcattttataaataaaacatggataACTGTATTAAAGTCAAACACCACAACTCACCTTCATTTGAATGaacctgtgttttattctttacaCATCAATCGTTTGCACGACGTGGCCCATTATCAGACACTTTAGAAACGTTAAACCGATTAACCCTGTCGTGCTGGATTCCATGATGATCTGTTTCAGCTCTGCCAGCATTGAAGTAAGCGTGACTGGAGCggcagcagcaaacacaaacattaacgTGCATTCTCAACTAATACTTATACAGTTGGCCTCGGAATCAAGTCGCCGACATTTAAAGATAAGCCCCACAACTTAGTGAAGACCACAATATGTCATTAGCTTGTAACTAAACATAATCACAGCTACACAGATTTAGCATTAAGCTAGCAGGCTTGCCGTCCCTGTTGCCCTCAGCAACAGACATACTTCCGGTCACCATCCTTCAGAATAAAACGACcgaggaaaaacaaatgat
This sequence is a window from Mugil cephalus isolate CIBA_MC_2020 chromosome 9, CIBA_Mcephalus_1.1, whole genome shotgun sequence. Protein-coding genes within it:
- the slc1a5 gene encoding neutral amino acid transporter B(0) — protein: MADMISTEERKESNGDALIDVPVANGLNGPTKSSPEPLSQRVLRIVRANLLVILTVVGVLVGVLIGLGVRNAELTRTQIIYIGFPGELLIRLLKMIIIPLVVCSLVSGAASIDPKALGKLGGWAMLFFLVTTLIASAIGVVMAFILSPGSVAVTKPADLSENVPAHKEVIDSFLDLIRNIFPSNLVSAAFQSYATAYKLVTKNGTNGVLNVTVEKVPIGTDQDGMNILGLVVFAIVFGVALRKLGEEGEILIKFFNSFNEATMVLVSWIMWYAPIGIMFLVAGKIVEMENVGQLFASLGKYIACCMIGHAIHGCLVLPGIYFIITRKNPYTFLWGIVTALATAFGTSSSSATLPLMMKCVEENNGVSKHISRFILPIGATVNMDGAALFQCVAAVFIAQLNETSLNFIQVITILVTATASSVGAAGIPAGGVLTLAIILEAIGLPTTDISLILAVDWLVDRTCTVLNVEGDAFGAGLLQFFVDRSSKQEDGAELSEVRLEEVPVPEQSPLIKKREGPDAAPVSSEKESAM
- the LOC125013935 gene encoding fukutin-related protein, with protein sequence MRISFCQGLLTGAILLNLLILYYVSRAQQQMMEKRKELGRGTRRAALPAPGGLGGGLGALVGVEPGVVGVEGHSRGPRVTVLLREFENFENYVGDVANSFLRHRPELPFLAVSDTSPYPPLVLPEGARLLVLSPSPDQPPQAHRPEFHVQTEFVLLVPDGVELEQPRAIERLIRELEGEGGGPVRLVAAPVLARSAVQCLHLRVNLREWTATYSPGASGSSGSVCTALQGDAIVLIRTEDLFNLSVPLGRPLFSSLFIQTALRGWKVKLLESPCFSANHRPLFSSAHNQWKADTRLKEATGKLMRSFGLKRLLLPDGKEQWYGCSKETPRCFGTVQDDTPDYLYLDRWTPPCCLRALRETTKYVINILESSGVRYWLEGGTLLGAIRHQDIIPWDYDVDLGIYLEDIPNCDHLKNLDSGSLVDANGYVWERAVEGDFYRVQFSEANHLHVDLWPFYPRNGVMTKDTWTEHKQDVEFPEHFLQPLVPMTFAGITAYGPNNHRAFLELKFGEGVIENPQYPNPTKKRLDRSKL